A single genomic interval of uncultured Desulfobacter sp. harbors:
- a CDS encoding DUF6178 family protein — MNNDHQLANKTRKELKLQKMRRDILVSEGSKALDMILEAPSPATLIQSFPDQDLYYLMHKVGVHDFIPVLALAASSQWEYILDVDVWDDDRLNPHMMTQVFSLLFKADPQRLIRWTIKEKPDFIEYYLSQKMRVVIREHDEPPPEDFDDYITLDDKFYFRFPGNPSVADENPDGELLPQDAPQEDGLPDDAPELIEQMLKSLAAMDLSVLHGLLLETLSLLPAEAEEEQFRQKNIRLAEKGFLPTHEAVGIYQPIAGKNLTPRPVITREPHTPPSDIPMPPMFFTQFLIGDNLFAKALEQINAQGGIPGLDSELAALINKIISADRIKIRNRESIEKPLEKTMSTLSLGLEVLLEGSKAGVEAAGNLIKKYFLEDIFRTGAREGAKLQAMTRKWYETSFIAAKKLPLSFLGETYLGIIGGLMVQRPMFFADYADKVLYRNFAGLSDIRATRRQLDEIICLDDFLNRLDVDIATFTFGVLTYKSMILTLWVRDRMGLNSSNPLSLAPIEVSEFKDFFAQLFGPDGTIGDTQAKDLGLWAAQASGVHEADLPTALQGILYRLLRELESEYGHVRTEDLDPRFMPMFLLAGQE; from the coding sequence ATGAACAACGACCATCAACTGGCCAATAAAACCAGAAAAGAACTAAAGTTACAAAAAATGCGCCGGGACATCCTTGTCAGCGAGGGCTCCAAAGCCCTTGACATGATCCTGGAAGCCCCTTCCCCTGCCACGCTGATCCAGTCTTTTCCGGATCAGGACCTGTACTATTTGATGCATAAAGTCGGGGTTCATGATTTCATTCCGGTTCTGGCCCTGGCCGCATCCAGCCAGTGGGAGTATATCCTTGACGTGGATGTTTGGGATGATGACCGGCTGAATCCCCATATGATGACCCAGGTATTTTCCCTCCTTTTTAAAGCTGATCCCCAACGGCTTATACGCTGGACCATCAAAGAAAAACCTGATTTTATAGAATATTATCTGTCACAAAAAATGCGTGTTGTTATCCGGGAACACGATGAACCACCGCCCGAGGACTTTGACGACTACATCACCCTGGATGATAAATTTTATTTCAGGTTTCCCGGCAATCCATCTGTTGCAGATGAAAATCCTGACGGGGAACTTTTACCCCAGGATGCCCCACAGGAAGATGGTCTGCCCGATGACGCGCCGGAATTAATCGAACAGATGTTAAAATCCCTTGCCGCCATGGATTTGTCGGTTCTCCACGGCCTGCTCCTTGAGACCTTAAGCCTTCTGCCTGCCGAAGCAGAGGAGGAACAGTTCCGGCAAAAAAACATCCGGCTTGCGGAAAAAGGTTTTTTACCGACCCATGAGGCTGTTGGTATTTACCAGCCGATCGCGGGAAAAAATTTAACACCCAGACCTGTAATCACACGTGAACCCCATACACCTCCTTCGGATATTCCCATGCCGCCCATGTTCTTTACCCAGTTTTTAATAGGCGACAACCTGTTTGCAAAAGCCTTGGAACAAATCAATGCGCAAGGGGGAATACCGGGCCTTGACAGCGAGCTTGCCGCCCTGATCAACAAGATCATCAGTGCAGATCGAATCAAAATCCGGAACCGGGAATCCATTGAAAAGCCCCTTGAAAAAACCATGTCAACCTTAAGCCTGGGCCTTGAGGTGCTCCTGGAAGGGTCCAAGGCCGGCGTGGAGGCTGCCGGGAATCTGATCAAAAAATATTTTCTTGAAGATATTTTCAGAACCGGTGCCCGGGAAGGTGCAAAGCTGCAGGCCATGACGCGCAAATGGTATGAAACAAGCTTTATCGCGGCAAAAAAACTGCCCTTAAGTTTTCTAGGGGAAACGTACCTGGGCATTATTGGGGGCCTTATGGTTCAACGGCCCATGTTTTTTGCCGACTATGCCGACAAGGTCTTGTACCGCAACTTTGCCGGCCTTTCCGATATCAGGGCCACCCGGCGGCAACTGGATGAAATTATCTGCCTGGATGATTTTCTCAACCGCCTGGATGTGGACATTGCCACCTTTACCTTTGGGGTCCTCACATACAAAAGCATGATCCTGACCTTGTGGGTCCGGGACCGTATGGGCCTGAACAGTTCAAATCCATTGAGCCTTGCGCCCATTGAAGTTTCTGAATTCAAAGATTTCTTTGCCCAGCTTTTCGGGCCGGATGGGACCATCGGCGATACCCAGGCAAAGGACTTGGGGTTATGGGCAGCCCAGGCATCCGGCGTGCATGAGGCTGATCTACCCACGGCCCTCCAGGGCATTTTGTACAGACTTTTGCGGGAACTGGAGTCGGAATACGGGCATGTCCGGACCGAGGATCTGGATCCGCGGTTTATGCCTATGTTCCTTTTGGCAGGACAGGAGTAA
- a CDS encoding radical SAM protein, with translation MKVLFVNPSCLDPRVTDPDALQVPIGLYYLASGLLDQGYVSGILNLAPAGPANPSAKGSEKKALALFTQSIMQEKPDIIGISVTSPTRINAMACANKARQILPDALIVFGGPGATFMAEFLFSACPALDVIVKGEGEISTARLVNAAKKIKNRFGTIHQDQEIRADLVQDLSRIPGIVFRNGSNLYDTGQGELIQDLDTLPHPSRYFTYQHLAMSRGCPGKCTFCGSPKFWGTSLVRRHSPQWLFEEMKALAQKGVTHFFISDDTFTMDSDAVRELCEKMIQADLGITWNAISRVDYIDESILGPMRRAGCIQISFGIESGAESIKKILGKPINNDTCVAAFDMVRAAGILPRAYFIYGSPGETDATIQDSIDLMIRLGPLSTVFYMLVTFPGTALYNRALQKGWTHDGVWQKNIEDLPWWELDPDMDFPRVKGWGDRLRKAFFDHLEDFVNRITLHPDKVSAPLHADFLSRLAMTFSHGEYARDDRVKNAEQMAVNLFEKALQFYPCPRAFQGLAMIYQKQKKFPKAMAFLDKGLSHFPKDKELCVCMGVCLMNIGEFQNALTYFTPFAQDPALGQYISICKQKTTH, from the coding sequence GTGAAGGTTCTATTCGTTAATCCATCCTGCCTGGACCCAAGGGTTACGGACCCGGATGCACTTCAGGTTCCCATCGGACTTTACTATCTGGCATCCGGACTTCTGGACCAGGGTTATGTATCAGGTATTTTAAATCTTGCACCCGCAGGCCCGGCCAACCCGTCGGCAAAGGGATCGGAAAAAAAGGCACTTGCATTATTCACCCAATCCATCATGCAGGAAAAGCCTGATATCATAGGGATCTCCGTAACCAGCCCCACACGGATTAATGCCATGGCATGTGCAAACAAGGCCCGGCAGATCCTGCCGGACGCGCTTATTGTATTTGGAGGCCCCGGGGCCACCTTTATGGCGGAATTCCTGTTTAGCGCCTGCCCGGCGCTGGATGTGATTGTCAAAGGCGAAGGAGAGATCAGCACGGCAAGATTGGTCAATGCGGCAAAAAAAATAAAAAACCGTTTTGGCACCATCCATCAGGACCAGGAAATCCGAGCGGATCTGGTACAAGATCTTAGCCGAATTCCCGGTATTGTTTTCCGGAACGGATCAAATCTTTACGACACGGGCCAAGGTGAATTAATACAGGATCTGGACACCCTGCCCCACCCATCCCGGTATTTCACTTACCAGCACCTGGCCATGTCCAGGGGCTGCCCCGGAAAATGCACCTTTTGCGGTTCCCCGAAGTTTTGGGGCACGTCCCTTGTCCGCCGCCACTCGCCCCAATGGCTGTTTGAAGAGATGAAGGCGCTTGCCCAAAAAGGGGTAACTCATTTTTTCATCAGTGACGACACCTTTACCATGGATTCTGATGCGGTCAGGGAATTATGCGAAAAAATGATCCAGGCAGATCTTGGCATCACCTGGAATGCCATCTCCCGGGTGGATTATATTGACGAGAGCATACTGGGCCCCATGCGCCGGGCCGGATGCATCCAGATCAGTTTCGGCATTGAATCCGGGGCTGAGTCCATCAAAAAAATCCTTGGCAAACCCATTAACAATGACACCTGCGTGGCCGCCTTTGACATGGTGCGTGCCGCCGGAATCCTGCCCCGGGCCTATTTTATCTATGGCTCGCCGGGAGAAACGGATGCCACCATCCAGGACAGCATTGATCTTATGATCCGTTTGGGTCCGCTGAGCACGGTGTTCTACATGCTGGTCACCTTTCCCGGTACAGCCTTGTATAATCGGGCCTTACAGAAAGGATGGACCCATGATGGTGTCTGGCAAAAAAACATTGAAGATTTGCCTTGGTGGGAACTGGACCCGGATATGGACTTTCCCCGGGTTAAGGGGTGGGGGGATCGTCTCAGAAAGGCTTTTTTTGACCACCTTGAAGATTTTGTCAACCGCATTACCCTTCATCCGGATAAAGTATCTGCGCCCTTGCATGCTGATTTTTTATCACGGCTTGCCATGACCTTTTCCCATGGAGAATATGCCCGGGATGACCGGGTTAAAAACGCTGAGCAGATGGCAGTGAATCTGTTTGAAAAGGCGTTACAATTTTATCCCTGCCCCAGAGCCTTCCAGGGACTTGCCATGATTTACCAGAAACAAAAAAAATTTCCCAAGGCCATGGCTTTTCTTGACAAAGGTCTGTCCCATTTTCCAAAAGACAAAGAGCTTTGCGTGTGCATGGGTGTGTGCCTGATGAACATCGGTGAATTTCAAAACGCCTTAACATATTTCACCCCGTTTGCCCAAGATCCGGCTTTAGGACAATACATCAGCATATGCAAACAAAAAACAACGCATTAA
- a CDS encoding nitroreductase family protein has translation MDKFKEFKELVKSNRSCRRFDNTFALDTQTLTELVELARYTASGANNQPLKYIISSSRQQNDQIFSCLTWAAYLKDWKGPEPEEQPTGYIVLLGDTTIANNFWCDHGIAAQTMLLGARAKGLAGCMFAAINIKKLKELLGIGDHLEVKLVIALGKPVEEACIDDVGDDGDIRYFRDENKVHHVPKRKLEDLILKVL, from the coding sequence ATGGATAAATTCAAAGAATTCAAAGAGCTGGTAAAATCCAACCGATCCTGCAGACGATTTGACAATACGTTTGCGCTGGATACCCAGACCTTGACCGAGCTTGTGGAACTGGCCCGGTATACCGCCTCCGGGGCCAATAACCAACCCCTGAAATACATTATTTCCAGCAGCCGGCAACAAAATGATCAGATTTTTTCCTGCCTGACCTGGGCTGCTTATCTCAAAGACTGGAAAGGCCCGGAACCCGAAGAGCAGCCCACAGGATACATTGTGCTCCTGGGGGATACCACCATTGCAAACAATTTCTGGTGCGACCACGGCATTGCCGCCCAAACCATGCTGCTTGGGGCCCGGGCAAAGGGGTTGGCCGGATGTATGTTTGCCGCCATTAACATTAAAAAATTAAAAGAACTGCTTGGCATCGGTGATCACCTGGAGGTCAAGCTGGTCATCGCACTTGGCAAGCCCGTGGAAGAAGCTTGCATTGATGATGTGGGTGATGACGGGGATATCCGGTACTTCCGGGATGAAAATAAGGTTCACCACGTTCCCAAGCGCAAGCTTGAAGATCTGATTCTCAAAGTCTTGTAA
- a CDS encoding XTP/dITP diphosphatase, producing MKQILVLASTNKGKTRELKERLQGYPVDIKNLSDFGPIPEVIEDGETFDDNAYKKASFTARILGYPALADDSGLCVEALDGAPGVYSARYAGENATDQDNVDKLLEDMKNEENRKAAFECVISIAVPTGAALTYEGRCEGVLTREPAGDNGFGYDPLFFFPELNKTFAQLSMAEKATVSHRGKALQEITQEMDKILDWIDIQMSRISAQTSSCLSPKKENNG from the coding sequence GTGAAACAGATTTTAGTACTGGCCTCGACCAATAAAGGCAAAACAAGGGAATTAAAGGAAAGGCTGCAAGGCTATCCGGTTGACATAAAAAACCTGTCTGATTTCGGTCCCATCCCCGAGGTAATTGAAGACGGGGAGACCTTTGACGACAATGCGTATAAAAAGGCGTCGTTTACAGCCAGAATTCTGGGGTATCCGGCCCTGGCTGACGATTCAGGGCTCTGCGTGGAGGCGCTGGACGGCGCACCCGGTGTGTATTCGGCACGTTACGCCGGAGAAAATGCCACGGACCAGGACAATGTGGATAAACTTCTGGAGGACATGAAAAATGAAGAGAACCGCAAAGCAGCGTTTGAATGTGTGATCTCCATTGCGGTGCCCACGGGTGCCGCGTTGACCTATGAAGGCCGCTGCGAAGGGGTACTCACCCGGGAACCTGCAGGCGACAACGGGTTTGGTTATGATCCGCTGTTTTTTTTCCCGGAATTGAATAAAACCTTTGCCCAGTTATCTATGGCGGAGAAAGCAACGGTCAGCCATAGAGGAAAGGCGTTGCAGGAGATTACCCAGGAGATGGACAAAATCCTGGACTGGATAGATATCCAAATGTCCCGAATTAGCGCTCAAACGAGCAGCTGTCTTTCACCCAAAAAGGAAAACAATGGATAA